Proteins encoded by one window of Candidatus Paceibacterota bacterium:
- a CDS encoding DUF4105 domain-containing protein → MYQILPEVSFSGDIVTIHNIRNFSYITEDDFEKNYYTATFDLNKIKSVDYILVPFSDNKLKAHTMLSFVFEDGTSFTLSPEGRREKGEQYSLFNATIRRLELAYLITSENDALTLRAVARNNSVYLYPLVLTSESRKTLALDMLGRSKELFSSPTWYSLFSDACALNVVRHIQKSVQSDVPLFNFKIFVSSFSDSYLYDNNLIATSTRFEKMKQDALISEKIRRYADMDDFSRKIREVESEGAN, encoded by the coding sequence ATGTATCAAATATTACCTGAAGTTAGTTTTAGTGGTGATATTGTTACGATACATAACATAAGGAATTTTTCATATATAACCGAGGATGATTTTGAAAAAAATTATTACACCGCTACTTTTGATTTAAATAAGATCAAATCCGTTGATTATATTTTAGTCCCATTCAGCGACAATAAATTAAAGGCTCATACAATGCTTTCTTTTGTTTTTGAGGATGGTACAAGCTTCACGCTTTCTCCAGAGGGAAGGAGAGAAAAAGGGGAGCAGTACTCACTTTTTAATGCAACAATTAGGCGACTTGAACTTGCATATTTGATAACTAGTGAAAATGATGCTTTAACCTTGCGGGCCGTTGCGCGAAATAATTCCGTCTATCTTTACCCGCTCGTTTTAACAAGTGAAAGTAGGAAGACGCTTGCTTTAGATATGCTGGGTCGTTCAAAAGAATTATTCTCCAGTCCGACATGGTATAGTCTGTTTAGCGATGCATGTGCGCTCAACGTTGTTCGTCACATACAAAAATCAGTACAGAGCGATGTGCCATTGTTTAATTTCAAAATTTTTGTTTCTAGTTTTTCGGATTCATATCTTTACGACAATAATCTAATTGCAACGAGTACTAGATTTGAAAAAATGAAGCAAGACGCACTTATTAGTGAAAAGATTAGACGTTACGCTGACATGGATGATTTTTCAAGAAAAATTCGCGAAGTAGAATCAGAAGGCGCTAATTAA
- a CDS encoding ATP-binding cassette domain-containing protein: MAKSESIISFEKVSFEYGVNKPILDEADFVIRRGTKITLMGQNGAGKSTIFHLITKGLHPESGKINIVNNLSIALSRQVIPREDLDLTVRAFFEKCFTDKVYDIDPRIDDVLEVVNLKGHEKLHERIVKSFSGGQQARLLLASALIQNPDLLLLDEPTNNLDKEGIEHLTKFLIDYKKTVIVISHDADFLNSFSHGVLYLDLHTRKIEQYAGNYFDVVKEISARIEKENRKNAQLAKEIQENKDKSNFFAHKGGQMRLVAKRMREKAEELEEEMVDVRKEDRTIRQFIIPAQDGVVGEILSITSFSVIGKNHKPVERKAKISLKRGQHLLLRGPNGIGKSTLLEALASGKAKGATIADGVRVGYYRQDFSTLNFDDTVFESLMAVMETRDEDKMRSVAAGFLLTGEIVKTKIGSLSEGQKGLVAFAQLVLLRPGLLILDEPTNHINFRHIPVIAQALDKYLGAMIIVSHVPEFVEQIRIDETLDLEK; encoded by the coding sequence ATGGCAAAATCAGAGAGCATAATTTCATTTGAAAAAGTATCATTCGAGTACGGGGTTAATAAGCCTATTTTAGACGAGGCTGATTTTGTTATTCGTCGTGGAACAAAGATTACTTTGATGGGTCAAAACGGTGCAGGTAAAAGTACAATTTTTCATCTTATTACAAAGGGTTTACATCCAGAATCTGGCAAAATAAATATTGTTAATAATCTTTCCATTGCTTTATCGCGACAGGTCATCCCACGTGAAGACTTGGATTTGACCGTGCGCGCATTTTTTGAAAAGTGTTTTACAGACAAGGTCTATGATATTGACCCAAGAATCGATGATGTTCTTGAGGTTGTTAATTTGAAGGGGCATGAAAAACTACACGAGAGGATTGTAAAATCATTTTCTGGGGGACAACAGGCTAGGCTACTTCTCGCATCGGCTCTTATTCAGAACCCAGACTTACTGCTTCTTGATGAGCCAACAAACAATTTAGACAAAGAAGGAATTGAACATTTAACGAAATTTCTCATTGATTACAAAAAGACTGTAATTGTTATTTCTCACGATGCTGATTTCTTAAATTCATTCAGTCATGGGGTTTTATATCTAGACCTTCATACTAGAAAGATTGAGCAATATGCAGGTAATTATTTTGACGTGGTTAAAGAGATTTCTGCGCGTATCGAAAAAGAAAATAGAAAAAATGCTCAACTAGCAAAAGAAATACAAGAGAACAAAGATAAATCAAACTTCTTTGCCCACAAAGGAGGGCAGATGCGTCTTGTTGCAAAAAGAATGAGAGAGAAAGCAGAGGAGCTTGAAGAGGAAATGGTTGATGTGAGAAAAGAAGACAGGACAATTAGGCAGTTTATTATCCCTGCTCAAGATGGAGTAGTCGGAGAGATTCTAAGCATAACTTCTTTTTCGGTAATTGGTAAAAATCATAAACCAGTTGAAAGAAAGGCAAAAATTTCTCTAAAGCGTGGGCAACACTTGTTGTTGAGAGGTCCGAATGGCATTGGAAAAAGCACCTTACTCGAGGCTCTCGCGAGCGGAAAAGCAAAAGGGGCAACAATAGCAGACGGTGTTCGTGTTGGTTATTATCGACAGGATTTTTCAACGCTTAATTTTGACGACACTGTTTTTGAGTCTTTGATGGCAGTAATGGAAACAAGAGACGAAGACAAAATGAGAAGTGTTGCCGCTGGATTTCTCTTGACCGGAGAAATTGTAAAAACAAAAATCGGTAGCTTGTCTGAAGGGCAGAAAGGACTTGTTGCTTTTGCTCAGCTCGTACTTCTGCGACCAGGATTACTTATTTTAGACGAACCGACAAACCACATAAATTTCCGACACATTCCAGTTATTGCGCAAGCTTTGGATAAGTATCTCGGCGCAATGATTATTGTTTCTCACGTTCCTGAATTTGTGGAACAAATTCGTATTGATGAAACTTTGGATTTAGAGAAGTAA
- a CDS encoding cytochrome b5-like heme/steroid binding domain-containing protein — MKNILIGTITLLVVGAIGFYLIKGWNSGDYKLGPVDNSSGQNVEVSPTVSSTSAEKVYTLADVILHNSEASCWSVVNDKVYDLTAWISKHPGGSKAILSICGKDGTSAFIGQHEGDSKPEEKLTTFYVGALTR; from the coding sequence ATGAAAAATATTTTAATTGGAACTATTACTTTATTAGTGGTTGGTGCGATTGGTTTTTATTTAATAAAAGGATGGAATAGTGGAGATTACAAACTCGGTCCGGTTGATAATTCATCCGGTCAAAATGTAGAGGTTTCTCCGACAGTGAGTTCAACCAGTGCGGAAAAAGTTTACACCTTAGCTGATGTCATTTTACATAATTCAGAGGCTAGCTGTTGGTCTGTGGTCAACGACAAAGTTTACGATTTAACTGCTTGGATTTCAAAACACCCTGGTGGAAGCAAGGCGATTCTTTCTATTTGTGGCAAAGATGGCACCTCTGCGTTTATTGGCCAGCACGAAGGAGATAGTAAGCCCGAGGAAAAACTCACCACATTTTATGTGGGGGCTCTTACTCGATAA
- a CDS encoding RNA polymerase sigma factor, translating to MEDHLNDIENMFLGAYNLHADSIFRFCYFKTSDREIAKDIAQDVFMKTWEYLAQGGEVQNMKAYLYKVAHNAVIDFWRKSKSVPESDLPLGFFENMEAKENTELQAEYSIFLSVLQKLSKDDRDLITMRYVEDMSPREIAYILNEKENTISVRINRAVARLRNIAGGKE from the coding sequence ATGGAAGACCATTTAAACGATATTGAAAATATGTTTCTTGGAGCGTACAACCTACACGCTGACTCTATTTTTCGTTTTTGTTATTTTAAAACAAGCGATAGAGAAATAGCGAAAGACATTGCACAAGATGTTTTTATGAAAACTTGGGAATATCTGGCTCAAGGTGGAGAAGTTCAAAATATGAAAGCATATTTATATAAAGTGGCCCATAACGCGGTAATTGATTTTTGGCGAAAAAGTAAATCAGTTCCCGAAAGCGACCTACCACTAGGTTTTTTTGAAAACATGGAGGCGAAAGAAAATACCGAGTTGCAAGCAGAATACTCTATCTTCCTTTCTGTTTTACAAAAGCTTTCAAAAGATGACCGTGACTTGATTACGATGAGGTACGTTGAAGACATGAGCCCAAGGGAAATTGCGTATATTTTGAACGAGAAGGAAAATACAATATCAGTGAGGATTAACCGTGCGGTAGCTCGTTTGCGGAATATTGCGGGTGGTAAGGAATAA
- a CDS encoding metal-sensitive transcriptional regulator: MNPQKTKLIRRLKIVEGQVRGLIEMIEKDKYCIDIITQSSAAKQGLSSFEDILMENHLSDCAVSQIRNGNTKKAIGEIIEVYKLKRK; the protein is encoded by the coding sequence ATGAATCCACAAAAGACAAAATTAATTAGACGCCTTAAAATTGTTGAAGGACAAGTTCGTGGTTTAATAGAGATGATAGAAAAAGATAAATATTGTATTGATATCATTACCCAGAGTTCTGCTGCTAAACAAGGACTTTCAAGTTTCGAGGACATACTCATGGAAAATCACTTGTCTGATTGTGCGGTGAGTCAAATAAGAAATGGTAATACTAAAAAGGCGATTGGTGAAATTATTGAAGTATATAAGCTAAAAAGAAAATAA
- a CDS encoding DUF5667 domain-containing protein produces MDTNFEEKLKKLKEISLSESEKALIHERLISYIDSNPINLVKSDVRNGAEERLNSEGSLLDGFSLVTSLLVNQLKNMPTLIIALILALSGGTSVVAENALPGDALYPVKISLNEPVVGLFSVSQEAKTAWQERLTERRLQEVDKLVAKGDFDQEKRNDLESRLNNQIEKFASSANELSKKEGASSSELAVRLEAALMAHQDVLKALSENKNVATSTREQIATILSSLKNNENVVKDHREKIDSKLGKDISKSDEENNKASTTKESALGKQGAAENVLDSAKRAYLRVKAELSVETIIEVDKFFAEANTALVEGKAKIVTGEFADARDSFHKVIKLANEGRVTALKNAIRNDIEDDMDKRGDNDKKGEKKDDWNRGNNASSTSIRGDERGRSDDERDSRNGTSTSSRDDDEDDDDR; encoded by the coding sequence ATGGATACAAATTTTGAAGAAAAATTAAAAAAATTAAAGGAAATTTCTCTCTCAGAAAGCGAAAAGGCTCTTATTCATGAAAGGTTGATATCTTATATTGATAGCAACCCTATTAATTTAGTAAAATCAGATGTAAGAAATGGCGCTGAGGAGCGTCTTAATAGCGAGGGTAGTTTGTTAGACGGTTTTTCATTAGTAACCAGCTTATTAGTTAATCAATTAAAAAATATGCCAACATTAATTATTGCACTTATATTAGCTCTCTCAGGAGGGACATCGGTTGTAGCAGAGAATGCGTTGCCAGGTGACGCACTTTATCCAGTTAAAATATCTTTAAATGAACCAGTTGTCGGGTTGTTTTCTGTATCACAAGAGGCGAAAACAGCTTGGCAGGAGAGACTCACAGAGCGCAGATTACAAGAAGTAGATAAACTTGTTGCTAAGGGTGATTTTGATCAGGAAAAAAGAAATGATCTTGAATCAAGATTAAATAATCAGATTGAGAAATTCGCTTCAAGCGCAAACGAGCTTTCTAAGAAAGAGGGGGCCAGTTCGTCTGAATTAGCAGTTCGTCTTGAAGCTGCATTGATGGCCCACCAAGATGTTCTTAAGGCGCTTTCTGAAAATAAAAATGTTGCGACAAGCACAAGAGAGCAAATTGCAACAATACTTTCTTCATTGAAAAATAATGAAAATGTCGTTAAGGATCATCGCGAAAAAATAGATTCTAAACTTGGAAAAGATATTTCTAAGAGTGACGAAGAAAATAATAAGGCTAGCACAACAAAAGAAAGTGCTCTTGGAAAACAAGGAGCAGCGGAAAATGTTCTTGATTCTGCAAAAAGAGCTTACTTGAGAGTTAAGGCAGAGCTTTCAGTAGAAACTATTATTGAAGTCGACAAGTTCTTTGCTGAGGCAAATACCGCCCTTGTGGAAGGTAAGGCCAAAATAGTAACAGGAGAGTTTGCTGATGCTAGAGATAGTTTCCACAAAGTTATTAAATTAGCAAACGAAGGGAGGGTCACTGCTCTTAAAAATGCCATCAGAAATGATATTGAAGACGATATGGATAAGAGAGGAGATAATGATAAAAAAGGAGAAAAGAAAGATGATTGGAATAGAGGAAATAACGCATCATCCACAAGTATTAGGGGCGATGAAAGAGGGCGAAGTGATGACGAAAGAGATAGCAGGAATGGCACAAGTACTTCTTCTCGTGACGACGACGAAGATGACGACGATAGGTAG
- a CDS encoding aminoacetone oxidase family FAD-binding enzyme has product MKDKVIDVVVIGGGPAGMMAAGRAAELGRSVLLLEKNTTLGKKLLITGGGRCNVTNNKKDVRTMLSKYKGSDKFLFSPFAQFGVKETLEFFNKRGMATKEENEGRVFPVSDKAQSVWDILVKYVKNGGVEIQSDVEVISISFDKKTKNIFIKLKKGKEIIAKSCVLATGGTSHPETGSTGEGFMWLKKLGHKIVENDVALVPLKLKDFWTKKLSGVTLSEIKLTVFQNGEKRGVQKGKLLFTHLGISGPTVLNMSREVGEYLQYGEVRIDLDLFPKLDHSELKKKLQTLLVAESNKKLKNTIGRLIPEALGLALLQILEIDGETANHSVKSVDRTKLVALMKAVPLNIKELLGRDKAVVSSGGVVLTEVDFRTMQSRLIPNLYLVGDVLNIDRPSGGYSLQICWTTGHVAGSNC; this is encoded by the coding sequence ATGAAAGATAAGGTAATAGATGTTGTTGTAATCGGTGGAGGTCCGGCCGGTATGATGGCGGCTGGGAGAGCTGCTGAACTTGGGCGTTCCGTTTTGTTGCTTGAGAAAAATACTACTCTTGGTAAAAAACTTTTGATTACTGGTGGTGGACGCTGTAACGTTACCAATAATAAAAAAGATGTTCGCACGATGCTCTCAAAATATAAAGGTAGTGATAAATTCCTCTTTTCTCCCTTCGCTCAGTTTGGAGTGAAAGAAACTCTCGAATTTTTTAATAAGCGTGGAATGGCAACAAAAGAAGAAAATGAAGGGAGGGTTTTTCCTGTTTCGGACAAAGCTCAGTCAGTTTGGGATATTTTAGTAAAATATGTGAAAAATGGTGGGGTGGAAATACAATCTGATGTTGAGGTTATTAGTATTTCTTTTGATAAAAAAACAAAAAATATTTTTATCAAATTAAAAAAAGGAAAAGAAATAATTGCCAAAAGCTGTGTTCTCGCGACGGGTGGAACTTCGCACCCTGAAACTGGCTCTACTGGGGAAGGGTTTATGTGGCTTAAAAAACTTGGACACAAAATCGTGGAAAATGACGTAGCTCTTGTGCCACTCAAATTAAAAGATTTTTGGACTAAAAAATTAAGCGGGGTGACTTTATCGGAAATTAAACTTACTGTTTTCCAAAATGGAGAAAAACGTGGCGTTCAAAAAGGAAAATTACTTTTTACACATTTGGGTATTAGTGGTCCGACTGTCTTAAATATGAGCCGAGAAGTTGGTGAGTATTTGCAATATGGAGAAGTTAGGATTGATTTAGACTTATTTCCTAAGCTTGACCACAGCGAGCTGAAGAAAAAACTACAAACACTTTTGGTCGCTGAAAGTAATAAAAAATTAAAAAATACTATTGGCAGACTAATTCCAGAAGCTCTTGGTTTGGCATTACTGCAAATTTTAGAAATTGACGGAGAGACGGCCAACCACAGCGTAAAAAGTGTAGATCGTACGAAGCTTGTTGCTCTAATGAAAGCAGTCCCTCTTAATATTAAGGAATTACTTGGCAGAGATAAGGCAGTCGTTTCTTCTGGTGGGGTTGTGCTTACGGAGGTTGATTTTAGGACAATGCAGTCACGATTAATACCAAACCTCTATTTAGTTGGTGATGTTTTGAATATTGATAGGCCGTCTGGAGGTTATAGTCTTCAGATTTGTTGGACGACGGGACATGTAGCTGGAAGCAATTGCTAA
- a CDS encoding MscL family protein: MTGFLNFIREQGVVGLAVGFILGGAVSKVVAGLVTDIINPILSVALGAAGGLKAASLEIGSVSILWGDFVSVLIDFIVIALVVYFGVKLIGLDKIDKKKE, encoded by the coding sequence ATGACAGGATTTTTAAACTTTATTCGCGAACAGGGGGTTGTCGGACTAGCTGTCGGTTTTATTTTAGGTGGTGCTGTTTCTAAGGTTGTAGCTGGTTTGGTTACAGATATAATTAATCCAATTCTAAGCGTCGCCTTAGGTGCAGCGGGGGGGCTAAAGGCTGCAAGCCTAGAGATTGGCTCAGTTAGTATTCTCTGGGGTGATTTTGTTAGTGTTCTTATTGATTTTATCGTGATAGCTCTTGTTGTTTATTTTGGAGTTAAACTTATTGGTCTTGATAAAATAGACAAAAAGAAGGAGTAG
- a CDS encoding sulfite exporter TauE/SafE family protein — protein sequence MSNPELLSEEDKIIKWGEFVYALPISALVILGFVLIQKAGLANFINSSDVSYGTAFVIGLIASVSTCLAVVGGIVLSLSANSAKRGGTWRPQVLFHIGRLVGFFVLGGIIGLIGSTFHFSIIANIVLGIIVGIVMLILGINLLDVFSPIRKFQVRLPKCFSRYVLNISERNYYFTPALFGAGTFFLPCGFTQSMQVYVLTAGGFIEGAITMFVFALGTFPVLALLSFGSLNIANSSWRGTFFKIAGILVIALALLNITNSLVVAGVIAPIFNL from the coding sequence ATGTCTAACCCAGAACTGTTATCCGAGGAAGATAAAATTATAAAATGGGGGGAGTTTGTTTATGCACTTCCGATTTCCGCATTAGTTATTTTGGGATTCGTTTTAATCCAAAAAGCTGGTTTGGCCAACTTTATTAATTCGTCTGACGTTAGTTACGGAACGGCATTTGTTATTGGACTCATTGCCTCTGTTTCAACGTGTCTTGCAGTTGTTGGTGGAATAGTTCTCTCATTGTCTGCCAACTCGGCAAAAAGAGGGGGAACATGGCGCCCCCAAGTACTTTTTCATATTGGACGACTTGTAGGATTTTTTGTTTTAGGGGGAATAATTGGACTTATTGGTAGCACATTTCATTTTAGTATTATAGCTAACATTGTTCTTGGTATTATTGTTGGGATAGTGATGCTTATTTTGGGAATAAACCTTTTGGATGTTTTTAGCCCTATAAGAAAGTTTCAGGTGCGATTACCTAAATGTTTTTCACGATATGTATTGAATATAAGTGAGCGAAATTATTATTTTACTCCAGCATTATTTGGAGCTGGGACTTTCTTTTTGCCGTGTGGTTTTACTCAATCGATGCAGGTATATGTTTTAACAGCAGGTGGTTTTATTGAGGGAGCTATTACCATGTTTGTTTTTGCCCTAGGGACATTTCCAGTACTAGCATTGCTTTCGTTCGGCTCTCTCAATATTGCTAACAGTTCTTGGAGGGGGACATTCTTTAAAATAGCCGGTATTTTAGTTATTGCTCTTGCCCTCCTTAATATCACCAATTCTCTAGTAGTAGCTGGGGTTATCGCTCCAATTTTCAACTTATAA
- a CDS encoding cupin domain-containing protein, with protein MSYITNILKQTEENTNFRKVLFTGNKSQLVVMDIPVGGEIGEETHGHVEQTLFFMSGTGKVILNGEESLVGAGDVVVVTPGTKHNFLNTGAEPLKVYTIYAPANHIDGRIHATKADADADDEDEAFGEAIQ; from the coding sequence ATGTCATACATAACTAATATTCTCAAACAAACGGAAGAAAATACCAATTTTAGAAAAGTGCTTTTTACAGGCAATAAAAGCCAGCTTGTGGTGATGGATATTCCGGTTGGTGGAGAAATCGGAGAAGAAACACATGGACATGTTGAGCAAACTCTATTTTTTATGAGTGGTACTGGGAAGGTAATTTTAAACGGTGAAGAGAGCTTGGTTGGCGCTGGTGATGTTGTTGTGGTGACTCCGGGAACAAAGCATAATTTTCTAAATACAGGAGCAGAACCTCTAAAAGTCTATACGATTTATGCTCCAGCAAACCACATAGACGGACGAATTCATGCCACAAAGGCTGATGCTGACGCAGACGACGAAGACGAGGCGTTTGGAGAAGCGATACAATAG
- a CDS encoding phosphatase PAP2-related protein, with the protein MTSFSQKILEYFENNMRLWLDKNFLLSAILSFSLLYLATIINSMAGILATERASNYVNDIVLSNIPRMDTSFIHGEITGLVRDITLFLLFLTPRYLPFAMKTMAVLTVVRAGFINMTNIGIYPDSIPINSLATFGGDLFFSGHVATSYLMSLVFWDRKFLRYFFLSTAIIFGISALLGHYHYTIDVFAAPFIAYGVFTVCSRVFVNDFNMLKTRLFTAQM; encoded by the coding sequence ATGACATCTTTTTCCCAGAAAATTCTAGAATATTTTGAAAATAATATGAGGCTATGGCTTGATAAAAATTTTTTGCTATCGGCCATTCTCTCGTTTAGTCTTCTTTATTTGGCAACCATTATTAACTCAATGGCTGGTATCCTTGCGACAGAAAGGGCAAGTAATTATGTTAATGATATTGTCCTTAGCAACATTCCTAGAATGGATACGAGCTTCATTCACGGGGAAATCACTGGACTAGTTCGTGACATAACTTTGTTTTTGCTTTTTTTAACTCCACGCTACTTGCCGTTTGCGATGAAAACTATGGCTGTATTAACGGTTGTTCGTGCAGGATTTATTAATATGACTAATATTGGTATATACCCTGATTCAATTCCGATTAACTCCCTAGCTACTTTTGGCGGGGATTTATTTTTTTCTGGACACGTGGCGACAAGCTACCTGATGTCTCTTGTTTTTTGGGACAGAAAGTTTTTACGCTACTTTTTCTTATCCACAGCTATAATTTTTGGAATCAGCGCTCTTCTTGGTCACTATCACTATACAATTGATGTTTTTGCAGCTCCGTTTATCGCATATGGAGTATTTACTGTGTGCAGTAGGGTTTTTGTAAATGATTTTAATATGCTTAAAACCAGGTTGTTTACAGCGCAAATGTGA
- the typA gene encoding translational GTPase TypA, whose amino-acid sequence MEIRNIAIIAHVDHGKTTLTDALMRQTGVMKEGVTMDSNALELERGITIYAKNTSVPYKGTKINIVDTPGHADFGSEVERVLRSIDSVLLVVDAQEGPMPQTRFVLKKSLELGLKPIVVINKIDKPAANPKYCEDLVLELFLELGANDAQADFPVVYAIGRQGIAKTNLNDDSKDLTPLLETILEKVPAASSSDLATKTLEFQPFNLGYDNFLGRLAVGRVYQGILKANTNLFIKKPTGETRSGKVLKIFTFNGTDRVEEDEAVAGDIVLISGLPDIYIGETITDDTNTEPLPAINIDEPTIALSFLVNNSPFAGREGKFVTSRQIREYLERELEVNVGLKVDFDSAGGESFRVFGRGELHISILLENMRRAGYEVQVSQPQAIIREINGEKHEPFEEVVVDTPADFQGAIIERLSMRGFLMKDMHHAEKTVRMIFEGPTRGLLGYRGQFVIDTKGEGILASHFIGFKPYAGEIKKRAVGSMISMAAGKTLGFSLWTLQERGVLYIGPATEVYEGMVIGNTSKGEEMNVNPTKGKQLSNMRSSGTDEAINLVPPFTLSIERGLEVMSEDEYLEVTPKNVRLRKQFLTENDRTKSRR is encoded by the coding sequence ATGGAAATTAGAAATATTGCAATTATTGCTCACGTTGACCACGGCAAGACCACCTTGACCGATGCTTTAATGCGTCAAACTGGCGTTATGAAGGAGGGGGTCACGATGGATTCAAATGCGCTTGAGCTTGAGCGTGGAATTACTATTTACGCCAAGAATACATCCGTTCCCTATAAAGGAACAAAAATAAATATTGTTGATACTCCTGGACACGCGGATTTCGGTTCTGAGGTTGAGCGTGTTTTGCGTTCAATAGACTCAGTGCTTTTAGTTGTTGACGCGCAGGAGGGGCCAATGCCACAAACACGCTTTGTTCTAAAGAAGTCGCTTGAACTCGGATTAAAACCAATAGTTGTTATTAACAAGATTGATAAACCAGCCGCCAACCCAAAATACTGCGAAGATTTGGTTCTCGAACTTTTTCTTGAGCTTGGAGCCAATGATGCTCAGGCTGATTTTCCTGTTGTATATGCAATCGGTAGGCAGGGGATTGCAAAAACAAACTTAAATGACGATTCAAAGGACCTAACTCCACTTCTGGAAACAATTTTAGAAAAAGTTCCTGCGGCGTCATCTTCAGATTTGGCGACAAAAACGCTTGAGTTTCAACCATTCAATCTTGGTTACGATAATTTTCTCGGAAGACTTGCTGTTGGGCGTGTTTACCAGGGGATATTGAAAGCAAATACTAATTTGTTTATAAAAAAGCCAACAGGAGAGACCCGTTCGGGAAAAGTTTTAAAGATTTTTACGTTTAATGGAACTGATCGTGTTGAGGAAGATGAAGCTGTTGCTGGCGATATAGTTCTTATTTCTGGGTTACCAGATATTTACATTGGAGAAACTATTACAGACGATACAAACACAGAGCCGCTTCCAGCTATAAATATTGATGAGCCTACTATCGCTCTTTCTTTTTTGGTTAATAATTCGCCATTTGCTGGGCGCGAAGGAAAATTTGTTACTTCACGACAAATTCGTGAATACCTTGAACGTGAACTTGAGGTTAACGTCGGACTAAAGGTGGATTTTGATTCAGCTGGCGGTGAAAGCTTTCGTGTTTTTGGGCGCGGTGAACTACATATCTCAATTTTACTTGAAAACATGCGCCGTGCCGGATATGAAGTACAAGTTTCTCAACCACAGGCAATTATCCGTGAAATTAATGGGGAGAAGCACGAGCCTTTCGAGGAGGTTGTTGTTGATACACCAGCTGATTTTCAAGGTGCAATTATTGAGCGTTTGAGTATGCGCGGTTTTTTGATGAAGGATATGCATCATGCTGAAAAAACTGTGCGTATGATTTTTGAGGGACCAACACGTGGTCTTTTGGGATATCGGGGCCAGTTTGTTATTGATACCAAAGGTGAAGGAATTTTGGCTTCTCACTTTATTGGATTTAAGCCATATGCGGGAGAGATAAAGAAGCGTGCCGTTGGGTCTATGATTTCTATGGCTGCGGGAAAGACTCTCGGATTTTCTTTGTGGACTCTACAAGAGCGTGGTGTTTTGTATATTGGGCCTGCAACGGAAGTCTACGAAGGAATGGTTATCGGCAATACTTCAAAAGGGGAAGAAATGAATGTTAACCCAACAAAAGGAAAACAGCTTTCAAACATGCGTTCTTCTGGTACTGACGAAGCTATTAACTTGGTGCCACCGTTTACGCTTTCTATTGAGCGTGGACTCGAAGTTATGTCCGAAGATGAGTATTTGGAAGTCACTCCTAAAAACGTTCGCCTACGTAAACAATTCCTAACAGAAAACGACCGTACAAAATCTCGTAGATAA